The Emcibacter nanhaiensis genome has a window encoding:
- a CDS encoding heme lyase CcmF/NrfE family subunit has translation MIVETGHFALVLAFALAVVQGVFPLIGASRRDDRLMAVAAPAAYGQFLLVLLAFLALMHAYITSDFSVKNVAINSHTLKPMLYKVAGVWGNHEGSILFWALILALFGGLVALFGRNLPKSLHVRVLAVQGLISVGFYLFLLLTSNPFERVFPVPLEGNGLNPLLQDPGLAFHPPFLYLGYVGLSVAFSFAVAALLEGRVDPAWARWVRPWTLIAWCFLTIGITLGSWWAYYELGWGGWWFWDPVENASFMPWLVATALLHSAIVVEKRDTLKSWTILLAIIAFSFSLLGTFLTRSGVITSVHAFATDPERGVFILIFLLIVIGGSLLLYALRYDRLQPGGLFAPISREGALVMNNMLLTVGAATVLFGTLYPLLLDALTGDKISVGAPYFEITLGSLMIPLVLIMAAGPFLRWKRADLFGVVHRMRLVLFVSLAVMVAGYFIAHHDAGHRPLLTALWLGLGIWLMLGTLAELGERIKLFKVPVMDSVRRLGRQTRASWGMTLGHFGLSVMILGIAVTSSWQSEHLDVLVAGEKIEIGGYELTFNGVRPLAGPNYTSLAGEFTVRDKNGDEVTQLLPESRTYASPPMTTTEAAIYARFFGDLFVAIGEGQGQNAAGQDRWSVRAYYKPLQFWLWGGAMIMVIGGLVSLSDRRFRIGVPAGRKRTAATGKSEGGTAHAT, from the coding sequence ATGATTGTCGAGACCGGTCATTTCGCCCTGGTGCTGGCCTTTGCCCTTGCGGTGGTGCAGGGCGTCTTTCCGCTGATTGGCGCCTCCCGGCGCGATGACCGGCTGATGGCGGTGGCCGCCCCGGCGGCCTACGGCCAGTTCCTGCTGGTGCTGCTGGCGTTTCTCGCCCTGATGCACGCCTACATCACGTCGGATTTTTCCGTAAAAAATGTGGCCATCAACAGCCATACCCTGAAGCCCATGCTGTACAAGGTTGCCGGGGTGTGGGGCAACCACGAGGGTTCGATCCTGTTCTGGGCCCTGATCCTGGCCCTGTTTGGGGGGCTGGTGGCCTTGTTCGGCCGCAATCTGCCCAAGAGTCTGCATGTGCGGGTGCTGGCGGTGCAGGGACTGATTTCGGTGGGCTTTTACCTGTTCCTGCTGTTGACCTCCAATCCGTTTGAGCGGGTGTTTCCAGTGCCGCTAGAGGGCAACGGCCTCAACCCGCTGCTGCAGGACCCGGGACTGGCCTTCCATCCGCCGTTCCTGTACCTCGGCTATGTGGGCCTCAGTGTGGCTTTCTCCTTTGCCGTGGCGGCCCTGCTGGAAGGCCGGGTCGATCCGGCCTGGGCCCGTTGGGTCCGGCCCTGGACCCTGATTGCCTGGTGTTTCCTCACCATCGGCATCACGCTCGGCAGCTGGTGGGCCTATTATGAGCTCGGCTGGGGTGGTTGGTGGTTCTGGGACCCGGTGGAAAATGCCTCCTTCATGCCCTGGCTGGTGGCGACGGCGCTGCTGCACTCCGCCATTGTGGTGGAAAAACGCGACACGCTGAAAAGCTGGACTATCCTGCTCGCCATCATCGCCTTTTCCTTCAGTCTGCTCGGCACCTTCCTGACCCGCTCCGGGGTGATTACCTCGGTCCATGCCTTTGCCACCGATCCGGAGCGCGGCGTCTTCATCCTGATCTTCCTGCTGATCGTGATCGGCGGCAGCCTGCTGCTCTATGCCCTGCGCTATGACCGGCTGCAGCCCGGCGGCCTGTTCGCGCCGATCAGCCGCGAAGGCGCGCTGGTGATGAACAATATGCTGCTGACCGTGGGCGCGGCCACGGTGCTGTTCGGCACCTTGTATCCGTTGCTCCTGGATGCGCTGACCGGCGACAAAATCTCTGTTGGCGCCCCCTATTTCGAAATCACTCTCGGCTCGCTGATGATCCCGCTGGTGCTGATCATGGCCGCCGGGCCGTTTCTGCGCTGGAAGCGGGCCGATCTGTTCGGTGTCGTGCACCGCATGCGCCTGGTCCTGTTTGTGTCGCTGGCGGTGATGGTGGCGGGCTATTTCATCGCCCACCATGACGCCGGGCACCGGCCGTTGCTGACCGCCCTGTGGCTGGGGCTCGGCATCTGGCTGATGCTCGGCACGCTGGCCGAGCTTGGGGAACGGATCAAACTGTTCAAGGTGCCGGTCATGGACAGCGTCAGGCGCCTTGGCCGCCAGACCCGGGCCAGCTGGGGCATGACTCTCGGCCATTTCGGCCTGTCGGTCATGATCCTCGGTATCGCCGTGACCTCAAGCTGGCAGAGCGAACATCTGGATGTGCTGGTGGCCGGGGAGAAGATCGAGATCGGCGGCTATGAACTCACCTTCAACGGCGTCAGGCCGCTGGCCGGCCCCAACTATACCTCGCTGGCCGGGGAGTTCACCGTCCGGGACAAAAACGGTGATGAAGTGACCCAGCTGCTGCCGGAAAGCCGGACCTATGCCAGCCCGCCCATGACCACCACCGAAGCGGCCATCTACGCCCGCTTTTTCGGCGACCTGTTTGTCGCCATCGGCGAGGGACAGGGCCAGAATGCGGCCGGTCAGGACCGCTGGTCGGTCCGGGCTTATTACAAGCCGCTGCAGTTCTGGTTGTGGGGCGGGGCCATGATCATGGTGATTGGCGGCCTGGTGTCGCTCAGTGATCGCCGCTTCCGCATCGGGGTGCCGGCCGGACGCAAAAGGACAGCCGCGACCGGGAAATCAGAAGGGGGAACAGCCCATGCAACTTAA
- a CDS encoding DsbE family thiol:disulfide interchange protein encodes MQLKAILPLAIFALLAVALGVGLTLNPRDIPSALIDHPVPEFSLPNLEGNDDGFAAADLIAAGDEVVLVNFFASWCAPCRIEHPQLEKLASDYGIKIYGIAYKDKPENSRSFLNNLGNPYARVAADFNGRVGIDWGVYGVPETYFIKNGRIVHKHLGPIHEMDIEDKIIPVLKQIQEKDQ; translated from the coding sequence ATGCAACTTAAGGCGATCCTGCCACTGGCCATCTTTGCGCTGCTGGCCGTCGCGCTGGGAGTAGGGCTGACGCTCAACCCGCGGGATATTCCCTCTGCCCTGATCGATCATCCGGTACCGGAATTCAGCCTGCCCAACCTGGAAGGCAATGATGACGGTTTTGCCGCCGCGGACCTGATCGCCGCGGGGGATGAAGTTGTCCTGGTCAATTTCTTTGCCTCCTGGTGCGCGCCCTGCCGGATCGAGCACCCGCAGCTGGAAAAGCTGGCCTCGGATTACGGGATTAAAATTTACGGCATTGCCTATAAGGACAAGCCGGAGAATTCCCGGTCTTTCCTGAATAATCTCGGCAATCCCTATGCCCGGGTGGCGGCCGATTTCAACGGCCGGGTCGGAATCGACTGGGGTGTGTATGGCGTGCCGGAGACCTATTTCATCAAAAACGGCCGCATTGTGCATAAACATCTGGGTCCGATCCATGAAATGGATATCGAGGACAAGATTATTCCGGTTCTGAAACAAATACAGGAAAAGGACCAGTGA
- a CDS encoding cytochrome c-type biogenesis protein has product MRAVVLSVLLIFFTQSAFALGVDDGRLKDPIQEARAQELMKQLRCLVCQNQSIVDSNADLAQDLRMVVRERILAGDTDEEVLHYMTDRYGDWVLLKPPLKSETMMLWFSPLILLVIGAIFAVLYLRRRSSAVQPAAPLSHEEEARLEKLLHDGEEK; this is encoded by the coding sequence GTGAGAGCAGTAGTCCTGTCAGTGTTGTTGATCTTCTTCACCCAGTCCGCCTTTGCCCTTGGCGTCGATGACGGCCGCCTCAAGGACCCGATCCAGGAAGCCCGGGCCCAGGAACTGATGAAACAACTGCGCTGTCTGGTGTGCCAGAATCAGTCCATTGTCGACAGCAATGCCGACCTGGCCCAGGATCTGCGTATGGTGGTGCGGGAACGCATCCTTGCCGGCGATACGGATGAAGAGGTGCTGCATTATATGACCGACCGCTATGGCGACTGGGTATTGTTGAAGCCGCCGCTCAAAAGCGAAACCATGATGCTGTGGTTCTCGCCGCTGATTCTCCTGGTGATCGGCGCAATCTTTGCCGTGCTGTACCTGCGACGGCGCTCCTCCGCGGTCCAGCCGGCCGCCCCGCTCAGCCACGAGGAAGAGGCCCGGCTGGAAAAACTCCTGCATGACGGGGAGGAGAAATGA
- the ccmI gene encoding c-type cytochrome biogenesis protein CcmI, giving the protein MYWAIMAVLLFLALAVVLVPLLRSGKRQRDEHPDVAVYKAQLAELEEDIAQGRLSAEEAETARLEIQRRLLKAADRQEVGTAPVTSLTGKLIMIAGLVLACSALYLETGTPGMPDFPKELEQAAGEDEDRQKLLEFVDRIKARLKEDPDSKVGWMALGQFENRLGHFPQSAAAFERAWELDPDNFELMIMYMESLIVLSDGKMSPAALLMLEKALAKNPDHPGVQYYVALLDYQSGKKKEALARWQAIVDQSPPDAPWTRQINQVIAMTRQELGLEANGEQAAPVAPNVDQEQMQVVQDMSPEEQQQMIRSMVQRLADRLEENPENGPGWQRLAKAYQVLGEREQAIDAYKKALIYSPESDKPALEKELEKLENSK; this is encoded by the coding sequence ATGTACTGGGCGATCATGGCTGTTCTGCTGTTTCTGGCCCTGGCGGTCGTGCTGGTGCCGCTGCTGCGGTCCGGCAAGCGTCAACGGGACGAGCATCCGGATGTGGCGGTCTACAAGGCCCAGCTCGCGGAACTGGAAGAGGATATCGCCCAGGGCCGCCTGTCGGCAGAGGAAGCGGAGACCGCCCGGCTGGAGATCCAGCGTCGCCTGCTGAAAGCGGCCGACCGGCAGGAGGTCGGCACCGCGCCCGTCACGTCGCTGACCGGAAAACTGATCATGATCGCCGGCCTGGTGCTGGCCTGCTCCGCCCTGTATCTCGAGACTGGTACACCCGGCATGCCCGATTTTCCGAAGGAGCTGGAACAGGCGGCCGGCGAGGATGAAGACCGGCAGAAGCTGCTGGAATTCGTCGACAGGATCAAGGCCCGGCTCAAGGAAGATCCCGACTCCAAGGTCGGCTGGATGGCGCTTGGCCAGTTTGAAAACCGGCTTGGCCATTTTCCCCAGTCCGCGGCCGCCTTCGAGCGGGCCTGGGAGCTGGATCCGGACAATTTCGAACTGATGATCATGTATATGGAAAGCCTGATCGTCCTGTCCGACGGCAAGATGAGCCCGGCGGCGCTGTTGATGCTGGAAAAGGCGCTGGCCAAGAATCCAGACCATCCCGGGGTGCAATATTATGTGGCTTTGCTGGATTATCAGTCCGGCAAGAAGAAAGAGGCGCTTGCCCGCTGGCAGGCGATTGTCGACCAGTCGCCGCCCGATGCGCCCTGGACCCGGCAGATTAACCAGGTGATTGCCATGACCCGGCAGGAACTGGGTCTGGAAGCGAACGGGGAGCAGGCGGCGCCGGTGGCTCCGAATGTGGACCAGGAACAGATGCAGGTGGTGCAGGATATGTCGCCCGAAGAGCAGCAGCAGATGATCCGCAGCATGGTCCAGCGTCTGGCGGACCGGCTCGAGGAGAATCCCGAAAATGGCCCCGGCTGGCAGCGGTTGGCAAAGGCCTACCAGGTGCTGGGAGAGCGCGAGCAGGCTATTGACGCCTACAAAAAAGCGCTTATATATTCACCGGAAAGTGATAAACCGGCCCTTGAAAAAGAGCTGGAAAAGCTGGAAAATTCCAAATAG
- a CDS encoding NUDIX hydrolase — protein MPFENQPSQNHSFTLKVPDGDNRERHVCDNCEFVYYINPKIVVGSVVTWRETPDAEEQFLLCKRAIEPRKGYWTIPAGFMEQNETTEEGAAREAREEACAEIEIRALLAVYNIPRISQVQMMHVARLREKKFAAGEESLEVKLFKWDDIPWDEIAFPSVHWALNQYREIHDRQVFAPFGNPPGTEKLVR, from the coding sequence ATGCCCTTTGAAAACCAGCCATCGCAGAATCATTCCTTCACCCTGAAGGTCCCTGACGGGGACAATCGGGAACGGCATGTCTGCGACAATTGTGAATTCGTCTATTACATCAATCCCAAAATTGTGGTTGGCTCGGTGGTAACCTGGCGGGAGACGCCGGATGCCGAAGAGCAATTTCTGCTGTGCAAGCGCGCCATTGAACCGCGCAAGGGCTACTGGACCATCCCGGCCGGCTTCATGGAACAGAATGAAACCACCGAAGAAGGCGCTGCGCGGGAGGCCCGTGAGGAAGCCTGCGCCGAGATTGAGATTCGGGCACTGCTGGCGGTTTATAATATTCCGCGCATTTCCCAGGTGCAGATGATGCATGTGGCCCGGCTCCGGGAGAAGAAATTCGCCGCCGGTGAGGAAAGCCTGGAGGTGAAACTGTTCAAATGGGATGACATTCCCTGGGACGAGATCGCTTTTCCCAGCGTCCACTGGGCGCTCAATCAGTATCGGGAAATCCATGACAGGCAAGTGTTTGCCCCGTTCGGCAATCCGCCCGGAACCGAAAAACTAGTCCGCTGA